The following coding sequences lie in one Musa acuminata AAA Group cultivar baxijiao chromosome BXJ3-1, Cavendish_Baxijiao_AAA, whole genome shotgun sequence genomic window:
- the LOC135628262 gene encoding plasmodesmata-located protein 8-like, which translates to MFLNKLHISSLLLVLTILCPRTTGQLPKAASFIYAGCSPSKYDPNSPFQNNLTPVLTSIVSGASQASYSSYKSGDDSSGAAAYGLYQCRNDLNAGDCSACVQSAVGQLNLVCAASFAASLQLDGCFVRYSNEDFLGKPDTTMVYRKCSTSTSNDGEFFRRRDDVLADLQTGVSFRVSSSGTVQGYVQCLGDLSAADCSACLAQAVGQLKNACGSALAADVYLAQCFARYWASGHYLPSSADISEDDIGRTVAIIVGILAGLALIVVFLSFLRKTC; encoded by the exons ATGTTCCTCAACAAGCTCCATATTTCCAGCCTCCTCCTCGTCTTGACCATCCTCTGCCCTCGTACCACCGGGCAATTACCCAAAGCTGCCTCCTTTATCTACGCCGGTTGCTCCCCATCCAAGTATGATCCCAACTCCCCCTTCCAGAACAACCTCACCCCCGTCCTCACGTCCATCGTGTCCGGCGCCTCGCAGGCCTCCTACAGCAGCTACAAGTCCGGTGACGACTCCAGCGGCGCGGCTGCCTACGGCCTCTACCAGTGCCGGAACGACCTGAACGCCGGCGACTGCTCCGCCTGCGTTCAGAGCGCGGTCGGCCAGCTCAACCTGGTCTGCGCCGCCTCCTTCGCGGCCTCGCTGCAGCTGGACGGCTGCTTCGTTCGGTACAGCAACGAGGACTTCCTGGGGAAGCCGGACACGACCATGGTGTACCGCAAGTGCAGCACGAGCACGAGTAACGACGGGGAGTTCTTTCGGCGGCGGGACGACGTGCTGGCCGACCTCCAGACCGGGGTGAGCTTCCGGGTGAGCAGCTCCGGCACCGTGCAAGGGTACGTGCAGTGCCTGGGCGATCTGAGCGCCGCCGACTGCTCGGCGTGCCTGGCGCAGGCGGTGGGGCAGCTGAAGAACGCGTGCGGGTCGGCACTCGCGGCGGACGTCTACTTGGCTCAGTGCTTCGCCAGATACTGGGCTTCCGGCCATTACTTGCCGTCCTCTGCAG ATATCTCAGAGGATGACATTGGAAGGACTGTGGCAATTATTGTGGGCATACTGGCAGGACTGGCTCTCATCGtagtctttctttcttttctcaggAAAACAT GTTAG